The sequence TATGGCATGATTGAATTTTCAGGCTTACTCAATAATAGCTTTAATAATAACATTGAAGCTGGTCCTGGAATTTCAGCAGGGTTTGTGGTTCAACCTTTCCAACATTTTCGTATCAGAAGTTATATAGTTGATACATATTATCTTTATGGAGAAGCATATAACTTTTTAACTATGAAAGCCATTATGCAATACAATGTAAGTCAACGATATAGTATGCGATTTGAAGTAGCAAGCTGGTATAATAAACAGTGGTATAATCAGTTTTCAGGTGCATTGACTTTCTATTTCTGGTGATTAATTTTATGAACTATCGCTTCCATATAATTTTATGTATAAGTTTACTATTAGTAGGCTGCCTTGACAGTGTCATCTATCATCCTGACAAAATAACACCACCTACCAGCATATTACCCTTCCCCGCAGAAGATGTTTTTATCCGTGTCAATGAAACAGTCACTCTTCACTGCTGGTTCATTCCATCACAAACAGCTCGTTTTACTTTATGCTATTTTCATGGTAATGCAGGCCATATTTATGATAGAATTGAACTGCTGAAACTTTTACATTCCATTCCGCTTTCTATTTTTATAATAGATTATAGAGGGTATGGCAAAAGCAGCGGTGATCCCAGTGAAACCGGGCTGTATGAAGATGCAATGGCTGCATGGATGTATTTGACTGAAGTTAAAAGAATATCACCAAAAAACATTATTTTGTTTGGGCGTTCACTTGGAGGACCTATAGCTTTGTACTGTGCATCAAAAACAAACCCGGCAGGTATTATTATTGATTCAAGTTTTACCAGTATTAAATCCATGGTGCAATATCACAGCTCAGGATGCATGTCACTGTTTTTCAAAGAAAAATACCCAGCTATTGATTACATACAAAAAATAACCATACCTGTTCTGATACTTCATAGCAAGGATGATGAAACTGCACCATTTTCCATGGGACAGGAACTTTACAGACAATGCCCATCAAACAAAAAATATTTTGTTGAATTACGAGGCAGCCATAATAATAATTTTCTTGTTGATGCGCCATTATACCACAACAGCATACAAGAGTTTGTTTTATCATTAATCAGAGAGGAGTGATTGCACTATGATAAAAAGATATGTAGTTCTATGTATATGCTTTTTATTTCCACTATATTCTGTTGCACAGGATTGCGTACCCATATCTTTTAATGCATTACGAATGCTCGCAGAAAGCCGCATTGACCCATGCCCAATATGTCAGAAGAAACTTCAAAAGCAGGCATTGGGACAAATTACAAAAGATATATATCTGGATAGAAAGATAGTTTTTAATTCATCATGCAGCCTGATGAAAACTCAGCAAACAAAAGATAACGAATTAATGCTCATGACAAACTATGACTCAAAAATTATGATTAATGGAGCAGAAACTGATCTGCCATATATTATATTAAAGTTTTACACACATGAAAACCACATTGTTGGAATTGATGAGAAGGATTATACTTCAAGGGAAATTCAGAATATGTATAAAAATCTGATGTATAATAAACCTGTTGAAGCAGAAGTAACCATCATTCCTTACAAATACAGTGATTTTGCATCGGCAATGTATTTGCCAGAACGAAATGCATTAATCATTCATTGTAAAATCATCCGTTTGCAACAGATACAATAAATATTTTATTTACTCAATTGCCTCTGCCAGTAGTGAAATGGGGTGTACAACCGTGTACTTTGTATTCATCTCTATTTGCCATTTACAGGTTTCACAATCGGTCACCACAAAATCTGGGCTTGCCTCTTCAATTATTTTAAAGAGTTCACTTCCCACTGCCTGAGAAATGGCATAATATTCATTTTTAAATCCATATGTACCCGATATTCCGCAACATTCAGAATGCAGTATTTTAACGGTTAGTCCGGGTATTTTACGCAAAAGTTCAATTGTGAATGCAACATTGCCCATACGCTCTAAATGGCAGGGTGAATGGTATGCCACCGTATATTTAAGTGGTTTTAAATTGGGGATGTTGCCTTTTTCAAATTCCTCAAGAACATATTGCGTAATATATGCTATGTTGTTTGCAATAGGGGTATTATCAAGTTCAAGCAAATTGGGATATTCATGTTTCAACGCTAACGAGCAGCTTGATGAAGCTGAAACAATCCTGGCCTGTTCATGAGGCAGTGCTCTGGACAACACCCGTATATTATGCCTGCCATGCGATTGTGCCTTTTTTATATATCCATTTGCAATCAAAGGAACGCCACAGCATTTTTCTTTGGTAATGATGACACCTTTACCCAATGCATTAAGTACTTTTACTACATCTTTGCCTAACTGAGGATAATTGTAATTAACATAACACCCATGAAAGTATACTACCTTTTCAAGATATTTATTCTGATATTTTCTTGCTTCTTTAAACCATTTTCTAAATGTCATGGATGCATAGTTGGGGAATGTTCTGCCTTTAGGAATTTGGAAAACCAGGTCAAGAAAATATTTAACAATTCCTAAATGTGTAAAAAAATTGACTATAGGTGAAAATATTGTCCCAAATGTGCCCATTAAATCAGTGCGACTGAGCAAAAAATCCCGTATCCTGAATTCTTTTTTGGAATAGCGCCATTTGGCAGTTTGAATAATATC comes from Spirochaetota bacterium and encodes:
- the glpC gene encoding anaerobic glycerol-3-phosphate dehydrogenase subunit GlpC; translated protein: MIKLENISFDHCIKCTVCTIYCPVARVTHLYPGPKQSGPDTERLRIKNPQLLDISLKYCSNCKRCEIACPSDVKIADIIQTAKWRYSKKEFRIRDFLLSRTDLMGTFGTIFSPIVNFFTHLGIVKYFLDLVFQIPKGRTFPNYASMTFRKWFKEARKYQNKYLEKVVYFHGCYVNYNYPQLGKDVVKVLNALGKGVIITKEKCCGVPLIANGYIKKAQSHGRHNIRVLSRALPHEQARIVSASSSCSLALKHEYPNLLELDNTPIANNIAYITQYVLEEFEKGNIPNLKPLKYTVAYHSPCHLERMGNVAFTIELLRKIPGLTVKILHSECCGISGTYGFKNEYYAISQAVGSELFKIIEEASPDFVVTDCETCKWQIEMNTKYTVVHPISLLAEAIE
- a CDS encoding alpha/beta hydrolase, with protein sequence MNYRFHIILCISLLLVGCLDSVIYHPDKITPPTSILPFPAEDVFIRVNETVTLHCWFIPSQTARFTLCYFHGNAGHIYDRIELLKLLHSIPLSIFIIDYRGYGKSSGDPSETGLYEDAMAAWMYLTEVKRISPKNIILFGRSLGGPIALYCASKTNPAGIIIDSSFTSIKSMVQYHSSGCMSLFFKEKYPAIDYIQKITIPVLILHSKDDETAPFSMGQELYRQCPSNKKYFVELRGSHNNNFLVDAPLYHNSIQEFVLSLIREE